The Sebaldella sp. S0638 DNA segment TATTTTTGAAAGACAGTATATATAAAAAAGAATATTTGAAATGGTACAAGCTCTTGAAAAGTTTCAGGTAAAAAAATTTTTTCTTTGAAATACCCTAATTTTAAACTGGTAAAAAAATAAAAAAAATTCAATGATATTTAAAATTAGTTGGACAATTTTAATGCAGTGAATTTTTTTATAAATGGTTTTGTTTTTGTATAAACAAAAGTTAAAATTATAAAATAAAATTAGTATCAATCTTCAAAGTTTTTATTTTTAAATTCCCAAAATTCAGCATAATAATTTAGTTATACAAAAAAATTATAACATATAATTAATTTATAAATTTATTTTTATATTAAGTTATTAACTATATTTTTACATATGATTATACTGTAATATACAAAAATGGTGCTATAATTAATATACAATAAGTAGCTGAGAAAGGAGAGTTTGAGAAAATGGACACAAAGAAGATACTGTTTGATAAAATTCTTAAAAGTATGTTCAGTGATACTGTAGTTGTAAAATATTGGGATGGAGAAGAAAAAAAATATGGTTCGGGAGAGCCGAAATTCAAACTTTTTATTGGTGAAGATATTGGAATATCAGATGTGACAGATGATTATTCGGTAGCTTTCGGGGAAGCCTATATGGATGGAAGAATAAAAGTAGAAGGTAATATTGAAGAACTGGTGGAATCTATATATAATAACAAAGACAGCTTTCTAAACAAGGAACATAAAACCCTGAAAATACTGAGAAGCGGATTTAACCGCCTGAAAAAATCAAAACAGAATATAGAACATCATTATGATATCGGTAATGATTTTTATAAGCTGTGGCTGGATAAATCAATGACATACTCGTGTGCTTACTTTAAAGAGCCCGAAGATACACTGGAAGATGCACAGCTGCATAAAGTAGAGCATGTTCTGAATAAGCTGTCTCTGAAGGAAGGTCAGAAACTTCTGGATATAGGATGCGGATGGGGAACATTGATTATTAAGGCAGCCAAGGAATACGGGGTAAAATGTGTGGGAATTACCTTAAGCAAGGAACAGTATGCTGAAACACAAAAGAAAATCAAGGATCAAGGGCTTGAGAACCTTGTAGAAGTAAGACTGGAAGACTATAGAGAATTAAAACATGAGAAATTTGACAGAATCGTAAGTATAGGGATGCTGGAACATGTGGGAAAAGAAAATCTTGACGGGTATTTCAAGAAGATAGACGAACTTTTAAATGATAATTCTTTATCACTTGTCCACTCAATAACAGGGAAAAATGACGGATCATATAATGAGTGGATAAATAAGTATATTTTCCCCGGCGGATATGTTCCCGGAACAAAGGAAGTAATAACAGATATAGCAGAAAATAATTTTATGGTAATAGATCTTGAGAGTCTCAGACTGCACTATGCAAAAACATTAAAATGCTGGGCAGCTAATTTTGAGAAAGCTCTGGATATTATCAGAAAAACAAAGGACGAAACATTTATAAGAATGTGGCGTTTGTACCTGAATTCCTGCTCAGCTTCATTTCAAGTGGGAAATATAGATATTCAGCAGATATTATTTTCTAAAGGTGCTGTAAATTCATTGCCCTGGACACGAGAGTATATGGAAAAATAATGATAATTTTTATAAATTTATAAAGAAACCGGAATTATTCCAAACTGGTACGGTATTTCGTAAAGAAATCGCTAATTGCTGCCGGTTATTTCTAAAATTTTATGAGACTGGCTTATGTGATTATACATAAGCCAGTCTTTTTAACTTGCTTTCTATCTTTATTTACAGTGTTTCTATAAATAAGACAGAGGTGTAAACCAGAACTTCACACTTGATAATGTATAATATAAAATGTTATTATTTATCTAGAATTACTTGAAATGATATTAAGGTTTAATAAGAATTGCTGATAGAAATACGAAAAGTACAGAATGTTAAAAAGCTTCTTTTATGTAAACAGGGAGTTTTAAACATATATACATCAGCATGAAAAATAAAAAAATTGATATTATAAATTATACATCAGAGAGCTTCGGCAAAAATTTCAGACACACCCGGAAAGAATTAAAAAATAAGTTCGGGAGTATGGAAATTAAAATTGTGATTGATGAACATTACCATTAAGGAGAGTGATTATGAAAAACTGGAAAGAATTTTTAGATCAGGAGAAAAAAGAACAATATTTTATTGAAATTATGAATAAAGTAGAACAAGCCAGAAAAATAACAGATGTTTATCCAAAAGAAGAAGACATGTTTTCATGCTTTGATTTATGTCCGTATGAAG contains these protein-coding regions:
- a CDS encoding cyclopropane-fatty-acyl-phospholipid synthase family protein, which encodes MDTKKILFDKILKSMFSDTVVVKYWDGEEKKYGSGEPKFKLFIGEDIGISDVTDDYSVAFGEAYMDGRIKVEGNIEELVESIYNNKDSFLNKEHKTLKILRSGFNRLKKSKQNIEHHYDIGNDFYKLWLDKSMTYSCAYFKEPEDTLEDAQLHKVEHVLNKLSLKEGQKLLDIGCGWGTLIIKAAKEYGVKCVGITLSKEQYAETQKKIKDQGLENLVEVRLEDYRELKHEKFDRIVSIGMLEHVGKENLDGYFKKIDELLNDNSLSLVHSITGKNDGSYNEWINKYIFPGGYVPGTKEVITDIAENNFMVIDLESLRLHYAKTLKCWAANFEKALDIIRKTKDETFIRMWRLYLNSCSASFQVGNIDIQQILFSKGAVNSLPWTREYMEK